In the Pocillopora verrucosa isolate sample1 chromosome 4, ASM3666991v2, whole genome shotgun sequence genome, GCCACAACTTGACCTTACGAGGTAACGGACGGCGATTTGCTACTAGTCAAGTCAATGCTTTTTCTTCCTAGGTATGGCGTACAACTTCAAGAAGAAGGTTCAAGGAACGGAGGTAATCGACTATGGAGTCCCATATGATTACTCGTCTATAATGCATTACCCGTGGACTGCTTTTtccaaaaatggaaaaatgactCTGGAGCCTATCAGGCCACTGAACGGAAAGATGCCGTATATAAAACTCAGTGACGATGACGCATTACAAGCGCGCAGGATGTACAATTGTCCCAGTAAGTATCTTTCAATGCTATGATTTGTGGAAGTGACAGAAATTTACCAGTGCGCAGGGTGTGCAATTGTCCCAGCAAGTGTATTATGATGCTATGATTTGTGGAAGTGACGAAAATTTACAAGCGCAGGATGTGCAATTGTCCTAGTAACTGTCTCACAATGCTATGACTTGTGGAAATAACGAAAATTTAAGGTGTAACTGAAAGGCCTGGTAtcttgaaaaaacaaaccaacaaaagcaagaaaacaggATTAAAATGTATCGGGTTATCGATCAATAGTCATTTGCGATATACAAAATCTTCGATATTGTTTACCCTTTTGGTTCCTTATTGTGATACGTTAATACTTATACCAAGGATGATTTTCTTTAGAGAAAACCAATTGTTTTAATCAGTTGAAACCATCTTAATTTGATTAAGAAGCTTATCATGCAGGTTGCAAATTTTAGCTCTCTGTTATTCAACCAAATACACAGCttgctaaaaatatcaattgcgTATAGTACATTTTCTACCATGGtgaacatcaatttttaactATTTGTAAATTCATCTGTTATTAGGTCGAGCTAAGAGAAACGCACTAGGTAAGTGATCCCTTTTACTAGCTTTTTTACAATTAATATATTAAGTACTGAATTAAAATCAGTtcctataaaataaaatgaacaacAACCATCAATTCAATGCTGCACTTTACTGAAAGTTTTCTTGATATTGTCACATACCGTTTGGCGGgttttgaaataaatagaaaattcaCCTTGTAAACCACATACTGTCGTGGACCTGAGACTAAATCCTATTGTGCCAAGTGCATGTGAGACAGAAAAAAACCTGAGCTCTCTGCACCTGAGGATTTGAACATAAAAACTCCGAACTTAACTTGTAAGTCATAATTAGATGAATGATATCTTACCTCTTACTAGTTTTAACTATGTCTGAATTATATTATCAAGAGATAGAGTGAGAGAGTGAGATAGATGCAAggaaaaaaaccttaaaactttTGCACTGGTTTTTATTTCCAGCAAATGCCGCTCCAGAAAGGTGCGTAGACAGAGCTCCAAAAGTCGATTGCGAGGGCTGGAAGCAAGCCGGCTTCTGCACACAACATTCCTCCATGATTTACCATTGCAAAAAAACTTGTGAATTTTGCTCATCTAGTAAGTATAAAAGATACATCTGAAAGATCTCTAGCTTCTCCCACCAAAATACTAAGATTAGTTATCTTTTTGGAAAATAGAATAGTCGATATTTGATGAGATTTGATTGGATTATCTACGTCACAAAGATTCACAACACAGAAATCAACACACATCTTTGCGATTTATCTATCCTATGTGGAATAAAATAtcttctgcaattaatttttgttgctgtttctGTAGCACAGGGCATACAAATGCCAacgcttcttttctttctgttttcagaTAGTTGTATTGACTTGAAATCCGAGTGCAAAAAATGGGCTTCTGACGGAAAGTGTTCATCTGACAAAGCTTACATGGACAAGAATTGTCCCCACACTTGTAACACTTGCAAAAAGTGCACTGGTATGTTCCACTTCCAAAAGCTAAATAAACAACCTAACATATAACCTTTGGGGAATCGAAGGAGTTGAGCTCAGAGATAGGAGTTTAACTTGGAAGTACCTATCCACTTGGTGGTCGAGGCGGGATTCGGAAACAGGATTTCCCGCGATTGTAACTCCGTCACGCTTACGACTCGCCCACAATAACGAGGGgtaaaaaaacaagcaaacaaaaaacaaaaaattaagaaaatattcgTTTTCTTTGCCTCTGTTTGGTCAGTCGCTCCATTGGTGTTATTACTTTCTGGGTCAAGGGAATCGTTTTCGTTACGCGTTCTTTAATTAAAGGGTTGCAAGCTAATCAAACCTAGTTCCTTGCTCAAGATATTTGCTACTACACTTCTACAAATATATTTGTAAATGATGATCTAAATACGAAGTCATGTTCATTATTGTTTAGTGCAAATACAATAAGCATTGGCCGAAAAGTCTTGATTTTACTTACAATCTTAGTCTAGCCAGAGACAGCTCAGGGGGTCAATAAGAAGACGTGACAACCATTGTCCACTAACTAATGCAAAACATGTTGAAAAGAGGTACgtttgtttttcacaaaaagggataacttaaaaataacttcttcctattctaaatttttttagaCCCATCGCCACAGATTTGTATCGACAGAGCTTCATCAGCGGATTGTGCCAGCTGGAAGAAGTCTGGATTCTGTTCCCAACATTCGGCATTGATCTATCACTGCAAAAAGACTTGTGATTTCTGCTCATCTGGTACATGCATGCGTGctttaaaggaatttttttgtgaaaatggaTAATTCTTCCAAGTGTAAACTTCTCCTGATAGAAAGATTTTTTTGGATTGGCAGATTAATCATCAGCTTCGTCTCATGCATTTTATCTCAAACAGGGGCCAAAATTCTCTACAATTTCGCTCGTCAGAAAATAGAAAGGGTACAACCAAAGACTTCAAATTCTTAAGGTGCCTATTGCGTTTCCACAGATAACTGCGTCGATCTGAAATATGACTGTAAGACCCGTGCAGATAATGATGAATGCAGTTCTGATCCAGTCAAGATGGAAATGGAATGTCCTCACACTTGTGGCTACTGTAACGAGTGTACAAGTAAGAGCCCTTTAGAACACCTTTATTGAGGTGTGATGTTTTGATAGAATTAGTTTTCTAGTGATTCCCAACGCCATTCtgttcttcttcctcttcttttctttctatctctgtcttttttttcctttttttttcgatagAGCCAAAACCGACTAATCCACCCAAACCACCAAACCCGactaatccaccaatcacagggATACCAACCGTTCCACCAACTTTGCCGAACAGGACAGGATCGGGTTTGTGCattcatttttccttgtttcctttaGTTCTATTTTCATATTATTAAGAACAGAGTGTATTTACAGGAGGTGTCAGGTTCCTATCAACAAAATCCTTTGTTCTCTGTCAATTACTTGCCGAACAAAGACATCTTAGGTATGGAGTATTAAGTTATACTGTTTGAGAAATGACAagtttagaaaacaaactgtcaATATACGATTCAGTTTCGCTGTTTGCAATTTAAAAACTGCCTTGAGAATCCCTGCCTTCTGAACAACTATTTCCGGTTTGCTATTATCACTAAGCACCATCTGTACACAAatgattttctttaaatcttgaccaaataaaaaattttcgaaTCACTGCAAAGCGAACACTGGGTATCTGACTCTCTCCTTTTCAGGCTTGATGTGTGTTGATAAACGTAAAAGCTGTCCATCGTGGGCCGCCAGTGGTGAATGCAAAACCAATGGATGGACTGAAAGCACCTGTCGCATTAGCTGCAAAACAAGATGCGACACGTACCCAATCAAGCCAAAAGGTAATAATTAAAGTATTTTTATCAGTATAATCATGAAAAAtcacaatttcctcgattgttattttcctcttactcacttgccaagttgttatcggacagtttgctATCGGACAGTTCAATATGCCagtcacattcaaagttgtaaaTTCATGTCTGTCTTTAAACTGCTAAAATAGTAGGGGCggtaaaatatatatatgaaaacCTTATCACCGTTTAGGCTTGTCCGGATTGTGTTCGCAAAATGCTGGAAATCTCTGGAATGTAAAAAAGGtgctaaaaaattgccaaaaatctGAAAAGTGGCTActtaaatttcaaaagttgcctcctaaatttcttgattttgcGTTCTTCGCAATAATAAACTTAGCTTTACAGAGTTGCTCGCCAATTAAGACGGCTTCTGACTATCTATCTCTATCCATGGAAAGTTGTGCGCCGTTTAAGCCGATTATCCGTTCCTATGCTTGATACTAGGCCTGCGAAACATTcaagaaatttgcataaatcaaagtttttttttttaaagaaatcgtTAACTTTATCGTCCTTGATATGTGCTCCAAACcttaaagttgctcaaaaattgctcagaaaggcaaaaattgttcGAGGTTGCTGAAATCGCAAAAAGGTTCCTCAAAAGTTTCCGCGCACAATCGCGACAGGCCTGCCATTGTTTCCAAATTTCAGAAACACAAGACACTGACTAATGCTACCTTCCTATGATCTAGGTGCTTGCTCGGAAGGTCTCGGTCTAGGATGGCCAGGAAACTACAAACTTCCAGACAATGCTTTTAGTGCTTCAACAGAGTACAGGCCAGGTGagtaagaaataataaattccatttcaaaatattcatcGTCCTCACACCTTTGCCATCGTTGCTGTGATTAGAACAAcgcattttcctttctttattggATGCAGGTCACCCTTATGATTTGAAGGATTATAAAAGGTTAAAGAATTTCAACTACAGTATAAATGCACCAAACCTGGGAGTAAAGAGTTAAAGTCGTAATTAGACACAAACGTTTCTGTTGCTGTATCGTTTCTTGTTTTATTAGCGTTTTGCGTTCGTTTGGTTTGATCTTATGAGATGGTGATTGGAGAACCACGTAATGGATTTCTGTTGCCAAATGATTCCTTTTTCGTTTGCGTTTTACGTTCGTTTGGTTTTGTTCTCATGTACAGGCGATTGGAGAGCTACGGCAGACAATGCTCGTCTTTACTTTGAGGATGACCAAGACAACAAAAGGATCGGAGCTTGGTGCGCTGAGGATCGCGATAACCAGTGGCTACAGATTGATCTTGGTCAAACCaagacagtaaggggaataGCCACACAAGGTAATATGGACTACATTTGTAACATGTGGGCCGGAACCGTCAGCGGGCTTTTTTCTTGCAAGAGGATTAATGCTCATAACGCCAGCGATTTATCCaccgaaaaaaaaccttaaagcTGATAGAGCGCTTTCTTATTGAGTGTCGTACGACCAAAACGAACGAACGTGGCCTATCATgatcagaagaaaagaaaatacctttaaaaggcaatgagaactcaaagttaaaacatgaAACTAACTACGCAAAGTGCAGGAGAACGCGGGCAAGTCGTGTTgtatctgattgattgagaagGTGACGTAAAATTTCTGGACCAACCACTTACCAAAGTATAGCAAAAATAATGCAATCCcgaattattttaagacttatttgaaaaatttttattgtcaaatcaTCACGTCAGTAACCAACGAAGCTCTCTCGCTGGGTGCATGAACGTAACACCAGCGCCTTATCCACCTTAACAAACCCCAATTAACATTTGATTGGCTTAGGGGGTGGAGTAATTTCTCCAGACCCATCACAGAACGcagaaaagcaaaattaaattaaagcaatttAGGATCGCCTTCGattcttgtttgaaaattacttttctaaGATGATGCCATTTGCAATTTTGAAGATATGAAATTGAcgaaatttttcaattgctaaaatcagaaaaaaatgttgcaagAGCCCTTCGAATGAGCGCAGTTTGTAATGTTATCCAGAAACTGAAAGCTAGGTAATGTATTCAATTTATATTTAGCTTTTTATCTAAATTTTCCTTAAAGGGCGCGATGTTTTCCACGAGCACGTCAAAGAATACAAGCTGGCTTTCAGTAATGACGGATCAAGCTTCCAGACTTACCAggaaaatggaaaggaaaaggTAAGAATCAAATGCTATTGAATTAACTTCCAGTTCCTTTGcctaacttttgtttttgttttccgtTTTTTTGCTTCCATCAGGTTGATGCAAAAGCAATTTGTTTCTTACTCATCATCATCAGCACTTTAAGTATTCCATGTACCTGCAAAAGTTTGTCCGGTACTTAAAAACTTTCGTATGTCGTTCTATCATTTCAGGTTTTTACGGGAAACTGTGATCATTTCACACCTGTGGTGAATACATTCAATCCTGTTAAGACCCGATATGTCAAGATCATCGTTGTCGACGCGAGCTATCCCTGCATGAGGGTGGAGTTATATGGGTGCGATGCCTAGAGAGGTGAGTATGGCTtagaaggagaggggaggggtgcTGGACTTCCTCCGCCCCTCCCCCAACCGTTCATCCTAACTCTACATTGAAAGAGGCCGGTTGGATAAAAAATCCCGAGCTTGTGACGTTTATGCGCCCTTGCCCTCATATGACAGTTGGAGTGATTCAAATACCTACACCAATTAAAATACTAGCATGCGCGCTTTGAAGAAAGCCGCTGTCAATTTGATAAATATCAAATATATTCGAAGCCTAAGAAAACGTTTGTTtcaagtaattttaaattcacttttgaatttcctttctttcacaGGTCTTCAAGTAATGAGACTAAGGAACCGTCCTTTCCACAGAACAAAGTTTGCAGGTGCTTGAATAGAGATtgaataaaatgacaaaattacaataGAGTCTTTCTTGAGTGTCTACTATCTGACAAGTCCAGAGTTAAAGTTATTTACTTTTCAATTGGCTTAATTGCAAGGGAAGTCCTAACATAGATTTCGACACCCAGGAATATTGAAATCAATTATCTTGGAATGAATAACATTCATCTAAAAAATATAGAGGATACAGATTTATATTTGAAGACTGGAGAAGAAATCAAGAACAGGAAATCCAAGTGATAAATTCAATTTTCCGTGAAATAATTTCCGTATTTATTGACCACAGAAACCTGGTCTAGTCTCTTTTTCCAATGACTTGCacatactttttaaaaagataacaaaTGCAAAACTGAACCATACAGTAGACTATCCTCTTCATCAATATTTTAAGGTACTCTGATAATATTTGAACTCTTAAATCGAAGATACAATTaccagaaaaattgaaattcctTAATTTCTCATACAAAGCACAACTTTCCACAATAACTTTTACAGCTTTCGCTTTTTTACAATCTCAACAAGGGATTTCAGTTCGATACCTTCATTTTTACTATATACAATTCTCTTAAGAAACAAGAGGATTCGAGgtgattaatttttctttcatgtggTTTGTAAACTATTTTGCcactgaagaaaaattccaaaactagaaagaactaagaaaaattgaacaaagtTATTCCCAAATCCTTCTTTCTCTAGTTCCATTAAGAAATGCTTCTCAGTATTTATAATTATTCCTTATATCATCAAATATGTTCATTACATTTTAACCATAGTCAAGAGACAGTTTCATTTTATACACTTGTAAACTCACTTCTTCCGTCTCAACGATGACCATTACGAGTTTATCCTtacgaaaatttaaaaaaaggaaaggaaattacaGCATTTTGCatgtcaataaaaataaattatccaaTTTTGGCCTGATAAAGCCAGGTAACTGAGTTGTATGAGAGCTGAATGACTTAATTGTCATTATTTAACGGATGTTCCAGCTGTACACGAGGTCAACTGTTTTTGTGTGCTTCAGTAACACATCAGCTAAACGATTCGACCCTGTAATGCATTGCTCGTCCTTTGATTACATCAGCATGTTCATCCAAAGTCGTTGATTCACCAActgttttaaaatcaaataattgtttcatCTTTCTGGACTTCTTCCTCCACTTGAGAAACGGTCGCTCCCTCTGTACTTTCTTTGGCAAGGTAAAGCTACAAAATGGACAAAATCACTTCACTAGATAGTCAGCAATCGGAGATTCAGGCAAAAGATGATCTTACGAAAACGAATCACATAATATGCAAGTTACACGATGTAGAGTagctgataaaataaaataagaaccTTTATGAATAATTTTGGTATATTTTGACGATGACACTTGATTCTACCGCAGAGAGCACTCTATTACCAGTAAAATCACCGACTATTATGAACAAATAAAAGACCTCGTGGGTATTCTAGAAGTTGGGACGTGTACAACCGTATGTCGATTGATGTCGAAGTTTCAATTTCTATTCTACACTTCGAAACGAGGGTGTAACTTTACCCtgtaaaattaagaatttgttcatgcttagcgtgcgtatatcgagttatggatgcaagctggaagtttggagagcacgaaaaatgcgtaagagtagctcgaggcgcagccgagagcaactctagctttttgagtgctctccaaatttcccaagtgcatccataactcgatatacgcacagctaaaagcatgagcaaattcttttatactGAACAGAGCgacaatgaacaaaaaatgctcacgtcatcttatttacgcacgggtgtgcgtaaataaagattttgttcgttgcggctcaataggacttacattgggcaagcacgcgcgctattttataattctttttttcatgcttgTAAAGTTTACTTTATTCTTTTGATTCCAATCGTGAACAAGTGTTTTGTCTGCTTTGTACGATTTGATAACTTTGCAGCACTCATCGCTGCGACTGAGATAGTAATACTTTGATGACAACCTAAATGCAACCTTTATCTCCCTGTTTATTACCCTATGCAATATCCCTTAAAAACAAACCTCATTTTCTAAATCTCGTGACCTCCTCGTCAGTTCATTTAGCACTTGGTTTGTTTTGGATTCTCTCTTTTTGTACTCTTCCAGTTCCGCCTCCAATGCAATGATCTTGACGTCCCGTGGGGAGGGAGGAGAGGCATCTTGTCGCCCGCTCATCTCATTGATTATGTGATTCTGTTGGGAAATATGCGAATAGAGTGAGGGTGAGTCAAGGTTAGCCGCGTTCTTTTTGCAACTCTAACATCGTAGATGgaaagagaaacaagaaaaggaGTTACAGTGTTCTCCCATCTTGACCAAACAAATTTGGGAAAAAGAGGATTTGCTGTACACCGAAAGGTAGGTATGCCCATTCATGTACAACGAAAAACTCACGACTCGCTTCAGATTACGATCTGAAGCACAGAGGTCTGACCACTTAAGACCAATATACGTTCtctataatttttgtttctccGCAATTAACTCTCTTTGTTTTGCACGACGATTTCATTCCTTTCTCGCGTTTGTAAGCGATAGGCCATTCACATTAAAATAATCACTAAGCGAGCAATAGCGCCTGAATACAAAATCAAAGGTACAATTTTTTTGGACGAAATTACCTTTCGCGTATTAGTGATGTCCTCTTTTCAGTGAAAGGTACAGAAAGCTAACGAAATCAGAGCTTCGACAGACATTAAAGTACCTTAAACATGGATAGTTCTTCTATTCGTCTGTTGGCTTCTAAAAGTGCAGCAGCAGTTGCATTATCGTGTCTTCTCAAAACAACAAGATCTCGTTTTAGAGCGTAAATTTCTTCTTGCTCCTGCGCTCGAGTTATTTGACCCTAAAATTGATAAATGGTAGGAAGTGAAAGATCTGGTCAAGCACACTTTGCCACAACGGcaatagaaaaatgaaacagtacaaaaactttttttttcagagatcaTACCTAATACCAAACATCCTTAGGATTAACCATCTTCACAAATACATATAGTAGTGTTTGCCTGAACTAATTGATACTGACACTGATTCTCGGTGagtttctttgtctttgtccCAAGCTGTGGGCAAATGCATAACAACCTAATTTTTATCAAGATCACACTCAACCAAAAAGAGCCGTTACCTGTATCAATCTGTCTGCTAAACTGGCACTCTCCTATTGgacatgaaaatcaaaaggTTACTCAGATTTAGTAAAAAAATTTGTCGTCATTACTCGGAAGTAAAATTTCAGTAACCCAATGCAACTTCCAATAATGATAATGGAcgtgaagaaaaacaaagttactTGTTAAGTGCCTAAGTTAGCCTATTGTTATCATATATGCAAGTACACATCCGAACTGCACTGACCTTCTCTAGTTCGTCGATTCTCTGAAGCAGCAGTCTATTTTCAGTCTTCAATCGTCGTAGTTCTTCGTTGTCCTCTGCTTCTTTGTGTTTTACCCGCGTGTATTCCTTCTCCAGCCTAAAACATAAACGCGCGAAAGGAATTGGATTGACGCACCCCTATAGACTGAGCGAGCGTCTGATATGAATATCCAGGGCACCAATGGGAGTGGGCAGGGGAAGTTCAGTAGTTTACAAGTTATTAAGGTCGACACAGCTGCCAGTGGATGtacctttttaatttcttggtGCTCACTTTGGCTTCGGCAGCTGCTTTCATCAGAACATTCATGTCCTTTTCGTACTTGTCTGGCATAGTTTTTTGAAAATACTGATTAGGAAGAAGgaagataaaatgaaacaatcaaCTTTGATGCCGGTTGTTATAATGGTACAACTGTAAGATTTCAGTGGCTGAGGTGACAAGATGAGGATACATACAGATGACAATAACGTCTTCTCAGCAACATCTAACGATTTTATCAAAACCTGTCTTTCTAACTTTTTCTATGTTGGGACTCAGAGCTATCCCATCGGCCTTGCCAAGCCAAAGAGACCTAATAAGGCAGGGTccgaaataaaatttttccagTTGGGCGACAAGTGACAATTATTAAACCTGGGCGTTTATTTCCATCGCCAATTGGAACAAGTTCATCGAAACAGAATGTACAAATCCTACTCTTGAACGATCGGCAGCTAAGTGATAAAGGCACAACAAAAAGTGACGGACCTTTCGTTTCCAAAGCGCTGATTTACATCAAGAATATTGACCAGACTTAGTCGTTTGCTGGTGACCAGCATTAAAAGACTGAGAGCCAAcagcttcttttctttcgttCTCTATCATGGACAGCTAAGAGTCTTAAGACCAAATTTTACTACCATTATCACCTGAGCACCCAATGCACGGCTGGTTGACTCACCTTCAGCATTCCTTCCATATCAAGTTCAAGTATCTCATCTTGACCAAGGGTGAGCATTGCCATGATTACACGAAACAGACCTTCCCTTCCCTAAACGAAAAAGTAACCAATACTTTTAAAGAGTCCATATCGCAGAAATGTTTAAATACAGTTACACTGACTTTGTTCTTGGTAGGCTTGAAAGTGGGTAAATTGACTTGCTTGTATGAGCACACGTTCTAAAAGCGaaatatttgataattgaaAATTCTTCAATCGTTTATCACCTCTCACCTCACAAATGAAGACATCCATGATTCTGAATGATGCATTCAGAGGAAATACAGAGGCAAAAAGCGTCAAGAACCATGATGAAGCATACATGGCTGTATGGAATCCCTGGTGTCAAAGAAAGTATTGAAGACATAGGCTAGTCTCTCAAAATTACtactgtctttgttttcttttttttaaaaaacagataTCTGGCACTATCCAAATTATAGTTGTACATGAAGTAAACAATATGGAAACGTCGTGTATTGAACCATTTGTCAAGCCAAAAGGGAAAAACTTTCTGGAGGGagcttaaccttttaactcccaagatctcatttgtaattctccttattgtctgccatacagttcttgtgatgtttttttggagaatttggtattgcatCAACTTATAaacccctaattgatatttttctttattctcatcacttgtcggCTTGATACTGTAtagaaattgtaaggagaaattattttttggtcactcatgggagttaaaagggttaatgGAGCTTGCTGGAAAAAGTAACCTTGTCCAAGCTGGATATGGCATGAGCTTGTTTGACTACTAGGGAAAATACagaaatgtttacaaatgtCTAAACAAGGTTCTAAACTTGTGGTTAAAGAGGCATTTTAATATCCAcattccaaaaacaaaaaagtacaGTACTATAATATTCTGAAATTGGAAATACCTGGGCTTGAAAATGTGAAAACAGAAGAGGAAGATGTTCCTGAAAGGTAGAAAGAGGGTTATTTAAATAAGAAACAGACAGCTAGACTGTGTAATGCAAAATAACATGAGCATGCAAATTTATCCCAGCTATTAGTGTGGTACCAGAGGTGAAGTACACACACTACAATGCTGATTGTATTATCATACTCGCCTCTCTTTGatgtgaaagaaaataaaccaaccAATTGtgttaatgaaaataattttagtaAACCTGCAACATGCTTTCCAGCTGAAATATGCAAAGTCCTAGTTCAGCCATTgtaggtttgaaaatttctctcattCTATATTCCTGCATGAGCTTTACAAATACACAAAATGCATCTTCCTCAGGcatctaaaacagaaaaaataggaaaattaaCATTATCTTTGTACAAAGATGAAACATATgataaaaaacaatcaaaagcaaacaaaactaAAGATTTAGTTCATAACGTCCTTACCTGCATAAGCAATATGCCAACTATGAATGCACTACCTTGACAATATCCCACTTCTTTATCCCAAACAGAGTATGCCTaattcaaaaaataaagaaaaaaacttagtACTCCTTCAAGTTCTACCAAATCCTCTACTTTAAATTATGTACATGTAGTGGAAAGTGTAAGTAAAATGTGGAAACAATAATAGCAGTTCCAAAAAAATTCATCCAAAATCTTTAAACTCGTATTTATGCACAGGAAGCATGAAATTTAATTATCTGACCAGTAAACCTCCACTAGAATCATGATTGAAGCacatatttaatttaaaataagtCTCAAATTTACATAGAACCATAAATACTGGGCAATAATTAACCCATTGACCCCTaaagtgactggcatctaatttctcctcacaatatcaccctgaataaaacattacggacatgagaataagggaaatgatcaacaactaaagaactcttgattgttaaacaaattctccttttcagaaccttaaaaaatgtaaagagaacagtatagagcaTACCTAAGTTAGGGCGTAAAGGGATTAATAGCtgacatttcttaaaatttactgGTTTACCTTAATAACATTATAAAGAGTTCCTTGACCAATGCCATCCTTATCTTTAAAGAACGAATGATCAGGAAAGGTTCTAGCAATATCTCGTTTGATCATCCGTTCACATGCTGAGTTGCTCTGAAATTAggtgacaaaacaaaaaaatcgaaGGAAACTTCTTCGAAAACTAATATTTattgatcaattttaaaaaagaaattaagctAATAGTTGTGGCTTGCCAACAGAATGATGTTACCTGAAACATCTAACTTTGAATACAGCGTGCTGTG is a window encoding:
- the LOC131794724 gene encoding zinc metalloproteinase nas-14, encoding MNHLPLLVLGALLVAKEGLCEKGAFEQILEVNLGIKNNPESQGQRQSDSQHLYEGDIKLSEEQRLSNALYGNPDGSPGRAATNVDKIKWPNGVIPYEFDCSVANMDRAVRTTMEAIAEWESKTCLRFVKRTTETEFLWFHRGNGCWCEVGKVSGRKTWLSIGSGCEYKHVMTHELGHAIGFWHEQSRPDRDNYLKINWENILDSMAYNFKKKVQGTEVIDYGVPYDYSSIMHYPWTAFSKNGKMTLEPIRPLNGKMPYIKLSDDDALQARRMYNCPSRAKRNALANAAPERCVDRAPKVDCEGWKQAGFCTQHSSMIYHCKKTCEFCSSNSCIDLKSECKKWASDGKCSSDKAYMDKNCPHTCNTCKKCTDPSPQICIDRASSADCASWKKSGFCSQHSALIYHCKKTCDFCSSDNCVDLKYDCKTRADNDECSSDPVKMEMECPHTCGYCNECTKPKPTNPPKPPNPTNPPITGIPTVPPTLPNRTGSGLMCVDKRKSCPSWAASGECKTNGWTESTCRISCKTRCDTYPIKPKGACSEGLGLGWPGNYKLPDNAFSASTEYRPGDWRATADNARLYFEDDQDNKRIGAWCAEDRDNQWLQIDLGQTKTVRGIATQGRDVFHEHVKEYKLAFSNDGSSFQTYQENGKEKVFTGNCDHFTPVVNTFNPVKTRYVKIIVVDASYPCMRVELYGCDA
- the LOC131794728 gene encoding EVI5-like protein, producing the protein MDNNSNGDLDDESVPDTLKPPPRSKSRTKSVDELVAHLEEQNRLLSSDSKALTTIPDGASPSLAKKRWSACSAGSNSLDATSDSPETPDNYDEVCGEADTYHEWGQLIGHWSDSQRKKPKFIRDMVRMGVPNALRGMVWQLLCEASDSPLKEQYPQLIKSNSACERMIKRDIARTFPDHSFFKDKDGIGQGTLYNVIKAYSVWDKEVGYCQGSAFIVGILLMQMPEEDAFCVFVKLMQEYRMREIFKPTMAELGLCIFQLESMLQEHLPLLFSHFQAQGFHTAMYASSWFLTLFASVFPLNASFRIMDVFICEGREGLFRVIMAMLTLGQDEILELDMEGMLKYFQKTMPDKYEKDMNVLMKAAAEAKVSTKKLKRLEKEYTRVKHKEAEDNEELRRLKTENRLLLQRIDELEKESASLADRLIQGQITRAQEQEEIYALKRDLVVLRRHDNATAAALLEANRRIEELSMFKNHIINEMSGRQDASPPSPRDVKIIALEAELEEYKKRESKTNQVLNELTRRSRDLENELYLAKESTEGATVSQVEEEVQKDETII